The nucleotide sequence GGTGCCCCGCCTGAACCGCATCGCCAACTTCGATGATCTTGACCCCCTCACTGCGACCCCCGATGTGACCGTTGAAATCATCGAGGCCGGTCGCCCACTGCCCGGCGATGCAGATCTCGTGATCATTCCCGGGTCGAAATCGACCATCGCTGATCTGGCGCATTTTAAAGCGCAGGGCTGGGATCTCGACCTGAGCGCGCACATCCGGCGCGGCGGGCATGTATTGGGCGTCTGCGGTGGTTATCAGATGCTGGGCACCGAGATTATCGATGAGGACGGGATCGAAGGCGCACCGTCGCGCGTACCCGGTCTTGGCCTGCTGAATGTTCGCACAGTAATGGTGCCGCAAAAGCGATTGGCATTATCGAACGCCACCTATCTTGCGACAGGCGACACAGTCAGCGGCTATGAAATCCATATCGGCGTTACCGAGGGCCCCGATTGCGACCGCGCTTGGTTGTCCCTTGATGGACGTAACGAAGGCGCTGCATCGGTCGATGGCCGGATCATGGGCTGCTATCTGCACGGGCTGTTTGCGGCAGATTCGTTCCGCGCGGCATTTCTGGCAAGCATCGGTAAAAAAGTCACCGCTTATGACTACGCCCAAAGCGTGGAAGACACGCTGGACACGCTCGCCGATCACCTTGAAACACATATGGATATCGACCAGCTACTCACGCTGGTAAGCTAGCCTTCGCCCATCTCGCGGCTGGTCAGGACACGGTTGATTTCGCGCCGGACCATTTTGCGTACGTTGCGGGTGATCCGTTCGCCCAGTTCGCCGCCTAGCTCGTCATGTACAATTTCCACGACAAGACTGCGCAAAGCCTTGTCGTCAAAACCGGACATGACGGATGCCGCCAGCGCGCGCTCATCAGGGCCGGATAGATTATTGGTTGCTGAAGCAACCGCAGGTTCAGCGGTTTTTTGCGCACCAGGTAACTGTGGCGTATCTGCATCATCCGACGCTGACAAATCGGCTGATGACTGGGGCGTTTGCGCAGTCTGCACCGAATCGTTCGCCGAAACGGGGAAAGCGCTTGCGGCCCACGCGCCTTTACCAAAGCTTTCACCTTCATCGGCCTCCCAGTCGTCGAACTGCGCGGTGACAGCCGCTTCCAACTCGGCAATGGTGGCCTCCAGTCCGGCTTTGTCGAACCTCTTTACAGCTGGCATCGTTGCTGCGGGCGTCGCTGGCATCAAATTCGCAGACGCAGCATTTATTGGTGTTTTGGCGATTTCGGCATCATGCACGCGCTGTTCAGGCGTCAGGATAAGCCGATCCAAAAGAATACGAGATCGCGTGCGCGGCGGTTCCTTGTGAGAAACGAAATCGCGCACTGACGAGACAAGTTCATCAATGTCATCGGTCGACGCCATCTTCGACATCCTGTTCATCCCAGATTTCCACCAAGTCTCAAGACTTTAGCGGAGAGGATGAAACCGAACAACAGCGTCGTTATTCTTTTCCAATCGCTTCCAAAACACGATCAAGCGCTGCGCCCTGCGAAGACAATACAGAGGGCGCATCTTTCACAAGGTTGTAGTACTCCGCCGGATCATATTGCTGCACTGGCAAGTTAAGGTGATCAGCCGTCAAAAGCCCCATCGCCGCAAGCAGGGAATAGGAGGCGATAACCTCAGAGGATTGCGCGGCAATGCGGTTTGTCTCGGCGTCCAGTAACTCTTGTTCGGCATTCAGCACATCAAGCGTGGTCCGCGACCCCAATGTGGCCTCTTCGCGCACCCCTTCAAAGGCGACGCGCGCGGCACGAATTTGCTGCTCTGATGCCTGACGCGATGCCTGCGCAACCTGAAGCGAGGCAAATGCATTCCCCACCTGCTGTTCAATCGCAATCGTTGTAAGATGCAAGGCAGAGCGCGCTGAATCGCGATTGGCCTGAACTTGACGGAACTGGCTGAGGATCAGTCCACCCTGATAGATGGGACCACCGATGCTCACGCCGATTTGTGCGGATTCATTCGAGTCGTTGTCAGTGCTCACAAAACCGTTCAAAGACACTCGGGGTCGTGTGGCCGCTTCGGCGCGCATGATGTTGATCTCGGCTGCGGATACACTGTGCTGCGCCTCCAGAATGGCGGGATGGTTACGAACAGCAAATGCTTTGGCGTCGTCAATACTGCGCGACACAGGTGCCGGGCTCACAGCGCGCGGCCCGCCAGGCGCGCGACCAACCGCTACAAGGTATTCTTCGATTGCCTGCGCAAGATCGCCCTGCGCGCCTGCCAATTCACTGCGCGCGCCCGCAAGCCGCGCTTCGGCAAGGGCAACATCGGTGCGGGTCACCTCACCCACTTCGAAACGGTCCTGCGCTGCGCGGAATTCTTGTATAATCAGTCGGACATTGTTTTGGCGCAGTTGTACAAATTCACCTGCGCTGCGAACGTTCATATAGGCCTGCACCGCCCGCAAGAGGACATCCTGCTCGACCCCGCGCAAGGCTTGGCGGGTACCAAGCACCACTTCCTTCTGCGCGTCGATCCCCAATCGGTTTACGCCGAAATCATAAAGCGTCAAATCACCGGTGACCCGCGCCAGTGCAGAGTCCGTCGTCGTCATAGCGCCCGTCACTGGCGA is from Yoonia sp. GPGPB17 and encodes:
- a CDS encoding TolC family outer membrane protein, whose translation is MMKRKGLAAVAIVLSIMAAPALKADTLADALSAAYNNSGLLEQNRALLRAADEGVAQSVAATLPVINWSISADRTRAASPVTGAMTTTDSALARVTGDLTLYDFGVNRLGIDAQKEVVLGTRQALRGVEQDVLLRAVQAYMNVRSAGEFVQLRQNNVRLIIQEFRAAQDRFEVGEVTRTDVALAEARLAGARSELAGAQGDLAQAIEEYLVAVGRAPGGPRAVSPAPVSRSIDDAKAFAVRNHPAILEAQHSVSAAEINIMRAEAATRPRVSLNGFVSTDNDSNESAQIGVSIGGPIYQGGLILSQFRQVQANRDSARSALHLTTIAIEQQVGNAFASLQVAQASRQASEQQIRAARVAFEGVREEATLGSRTTLDVLNAEQELLDAETNRIAAQSSEVIASYSLLAAMGLLTADHLNLPVQQYDPAEYYNLVKDAPSVLSSQGAALDRVLEAIGKE